ATCGCCCATCGGCCGACACCGGCGACAACGCGTCCACCCAGGCCTCCAGCGCAACGTCATCCTCCTCGATGAGCTCGCGGGAGAGCGCTGCACCAGCGAGCGCATCGCGACCTTCGGCGGCGGCGATCCAGTGCGGGAGCGCCTCGTGGCGGATGCGGTTGCGGAAATAATCCGCCGTTTCGTTGCTGGCATCCTCACGCCACACCGCGCCCGCCGCGGTCAAGGCCTCGATGATCACCTGTTTTTTCAAAGCCAGCAGCGGGCGCACATGCACGCGCCCTTCCGGCATCACGTGAACGGGACGCGGAGCAGCCAACCCGGCGCTGCCACTGCCGCGAGCGAGCCGCATGAGCAGCGTCTCCGCGATGTCGTCCTGCTGATGCCCAAACCAAAGCGCACGAATACGGCGACGGCCCAGTTCGCGCTGGAAAAACGCGAAGCGCGCCGTCCGCGACTCGGCCTCGCTGGCGCCTTTGCGAGATTTCGTCCAGCTGCCTGTCACGAACCGCACGCCCAGCCCGAGGCACACGCGTTCGCAAAATTTCGCATCCGCCGTCGAGGCCCGCCCGCGCAGCCGATGATCAAAGTGCAACGCGACCAGCTTGGCGCGCCGCTCGGGCCAGTGAGCCCAGATTAAAAGCAACAGTGCAAGAGAATCGGC
This portion of the Rariglobus hedericola genome encodes:
- the tilS gene encoding tRNA lysidine(34) synthetase TilS, coding for MPRTLKTDWPRVAAELATRVPRAALHPATVKWAHNHDDAAASWGVAFSGGADSLALLLLIWAHWPERRAKLVALHFDHRLRGRASTADAKFCERVCLGLGVRFVTGSWTKSRKGASEAESRTARFAFFQRELGRRRIRALWFGHQQDDIAETLLMRLARGSGSAGLAAPRPVHVMPEGRVHVRPLLALKKQVIIEALTAAGAVWREDASNETADYFRNRIRHEALPHWIAAAEGRDALAGAALSRELIEEDDVALEAWVDALSPVSADGRCLDVKVLKDKPRAVVRRALHRWLAGQRDIGDLSRQGFNTLLAAVEKGSFTRFSLGRGGFAVLRKGVLLFEEKLPVDPPETPLNNLGATN